In the genome of Luteitalea pratensis, the window TCTTCACGTCGGGAGCGACCGCCGAGCCCAAGGGCGTCATCATCACGCACCGCAACGTGCTCGCCAACATCGTGCCGATCGAGCGCGAGATGGCGAAGTACCTGCGCTACATCGGACCGTTCTCGCCGATCCGGTTCCTCAACCTGCTGCCCCTGAGTCACATGTTCGGGCAGGCGATGGCCGCCTTCGTGCCACCTATGCTGGGCGGCACCGTCGTGTTCATGCGCAGCCTCGCGCCAGCCGACGTCGTCCGGCAGATCTCGGCGCGACGCATCTCGGTCCTCGTGTGCGTGCCCAAGATTCTCGACGTGCTGCGCGAACACGTCCGGCACGCGTTTCCGGAGACGCGGGCGCTCCAGCCGCCTGCAGATTCAGGCCTCGCAGCGCTGCCGAAGGAGAAATGGTATCGACGCTGGTGGCGGTTCCGCCGCGTCCATCGGGCCTTCGGCCTCAAGTTCTGGAGCGCGGTGGTGGGCGCTGCCCCGCTCGACCCGGCGCTCGAGGAGTTCTGGGGCGGACTCGGCTTCCTCGTCGTCCAGGGCTACGGCCTCACCGAGACGGCGCCGATCGTCACCCTGAACCACCCCCTGCACGCGCGCAAGGGCACGGTCGGCAAGCCGATCCACGGCGTCGACGTGAAGATCGCCGAGGACGGCGAGATCCTCGTGCGTGGCGACAACGTCTCGCAGGGCTACGTCGGCGGCACGAGCGATAGCGCGCGGACGCTCGAGGACGGCTGGCTGCACACCGGCGACATCGGCAGCCTCGATGAGCAGGGCCGGCTCTCGATCCTCGGGCGCAAGAAGGAGATGATCGTCACCCCCGACGGCCTCAATGTCTTTCCGGAAGACGTGGAGCGGGCGCTGCTCGCGCAGCCAGGCGTACGTGACGCGGCGGTCGTGGGACGGCGATGGGACGGCGAGGAACGGGTCCACGCCGTGGTGGTGCTCGACGACCCGGAGAGCCTGCCGCACGTGGTCCAGCACGCCAATGCGACGCTGGCCGATCACCAGAAGATCCGCAGCGCCTCGCAGTGGACGGGGACGGACCTGCCGCGCACCGAGGGGACCCGCAAGCTGAAACGCACGGCCCTTCGCGCCTGGGTCGAGTCGGGCGAGCAGGCGAACGCGCGCCCCGTGACCGGCGAGGATGCCCTCCGCCACGTCCTGGCCCGGTTCGCCAAGGGCCGCGACGACGTCGGCGATGACACGACGCTGGAGGCGCTGGCCCTCAGTTCGCTCGAGCGGGTCGAGTTGCTGATGGCGCTCGAGCAGCAGTTCCAGACCATCGTGGACGAAGGGGCGTTCGCGGCGGCGCGCACCGTCGGAGACCTGCGGCGCCTGGTCGGCGACGGTGGGTTACCAGCGGCGGCGGACCAGGGAACGCCTGCGACGCCGCGTGTGCGTAGCGGCCGACCTTCCACCGTCGCCAAGGCTACGGTGGACAAGTCAGGTCGATCGTCTCGCGAGTCAGCGGTCGGTGAGGCGCCGTCCACGATCGACACCCTCCGAGAGGGGCTGGATGACTTCCCGAGCTGGAACCGGGCCTTGTTGCCGTCCTGGGTACGTCGCGTGAGCCAGGCGACGTGGATCCTGCCGATCGGCCGGCTCTTCGCCTGGGTGCGCGCCAGCGGCCTGGAACATCTGGCGGGCCTGGAAGGTCCCGTGGTCTTCGCGGCCAACCACCAAAGCCACATGGATACGCCGGTCGTCCTGATGGCCCTGCCACGGCGGTGGCGCGCCCACACCGCGGTCGCGATGGCCAAGGAGTTCTTCACGCCGCATTTCCATCCGGCCGGGCAGCCGTTGCACCGGCGGGTCACCAATGGCCTGAACTACTACCTGGCGTCGCTCTTCTTCAATGCGTTCCCGATCCCCCAGCGCGGGGCGGGGACACGGCACACCCTCCGTTACATCGGGCAACTGTTCGAAGAAGGCCAGTCGCTGCTGATCTTCCCCGAGGGCAAGCGGACGATGGCGGGCGAGATCAACGAGTTCCGGGCCGGGATCGGGATGATCGGCGCCAAACTGGGGGTCCCGGTGGTGCCGATACGGCTGGTGGGTGCCGACCGGCTCCTGCACCAGAAGGCGCGATTCCCGACGCCTGGGCGGGTCACGGTGCGGTTCGGGCCGCCGATCTATCTGCACGGTGACGACTACGCCGCCCTGGCGAGGCAGGTCGAGGCCGCGGTGCGGGCACTCGACTGACGTGTAATGCCTGATGCCTCATGCCGGTTACTGCCGGAATGCTGGAAGGCCGGAATGTCGAGAGCAGGGGGGTGATTTCGACATTCCGGCATTGCGGCATTCCCGGCATTTCCTGGCGAGCCCGTGGCGCATCTGCTAGATGCCTCAATGCTGAAAGGCCGGAATGTCGAGAGCGGGTGCGGTGGTTTCGACATTTCGGCAGTCCGGCATTCCCGGCATTTCTTGGCAAGCCCTGCGTTGTGGGACAATGCACTGTTGGAGACGAACTGATTGAGCAAAGACGATCTGATTGATGTCCAGGGAACCGTCACGGCCGTGCACAGCGGCGGACTGTACCGCGTGCAGTGCGATTCGGGCCAGGAAGTACTGGCACAGCTGAGCGGCCGCATGCGCCGGTTCCGCATCAAGGTGGTGCCTGGCGACCGGGTGACGGTCGGCGTATCCCCCTACGACCCGGTCCGCGGGATCATCACCTTCCGCGTCAGGTAGCCGGCGGCCTCGACCACGGCCGGCCCGGTTTCATTCCGCGAATTCGCGCGCCAGCGCGATCCACTCACCGTCCGGCGCCAGCCGCTGGTAATGCTGCCAGAGCGGCCGGGCGTCCTGTGAGCGCCCCAATTTCTCGTACGCCACCGCGA includes:
- a CDS encoding AMP-binding protein; the protein is MATAAPARATLIDFFHDATKRTGPFLVHDDGYRTWTFRYDEVGTAARRLAARLHATGLVKGDAVVLWGENRPEWIVAFWACLLRGIVVVPIDYRSAPSLVDRIAAVVSARLLLIGEDVDASAVTVDAPRWPLTAILREEAHASADVDDAPPVAITADDTAEIIFTSGATAEPKGVIITHRNVLANIVPIEREMAKYLRYIGPFSPIRFLNLLPLSHMFGQAMAAFVPPMLGGTVVFMRSLAPADVVRQISARRISVLVCVPKILDVLREHVRHAFPETRALQPPADSGLAALPKEKWYRRWWRFRRVHRAFGLKFWSAVVGAAPLDPALEEFWGGLGFLVVQGYGLTETAPIVTLNHPLHARKGTVGKPIHGVDVKIAEDGEILVRGDNVSQGYVGGTSDSARTLEDGWLHTGDIGSLDEQGRLSILGRKKEMIVTPDGLNVFPEDVERALLAQPGVRDAAVVGRRWDGEERVHAVVVLDDPESLPHVVQHANATLADHQKIRSASQWTGTDLPRTEGTRKLKRTALRAWVESGEQANARPVTGEDALRHVLARFAKGRDDVGDDTTLEALALSSLERVELLMALEQQFQTIVDEGAFAAARTVGDLRRLVGDGGLPAAADQGTPATPRVRSGRPSTVAKATVDKSGRSSRESAVGEAPSTIDTLREGLDDFPSWNRALLPSWVRRVSQATWILPIGRLFAWVRASGLEHLAGLEGPVVFAANHQSHMDTPVVLMALPRRWRAHTAVAMAKEFFTPHFHPAGQPLHRRVTNGLNYYLASLFFNAFPIPQRGAGTRHTLRYIGQLFEEGQSLLIFPEGKRTMAGEINEFRAGIGMIGAKLGVPVVPIRLVGADRLLHQKARFPTPGRVTVRFGPPIYLHGDDYAALARQVEAAVRALD
- the infA gene encoding translation initiation factor IF-1, whose amino-acid sequence is MSKDDLIDVQGTVTAVHSGGLYRVQCDSGQEVLAQLSGRMRRFRIKVVPGDRVTVGVSPYDPVRGIITFRVR